AGCGGTACGCCTTACATCAAACAAACCTGGGCGGATGGCCTGGATGCACGCGGGTGCCCGCGCCGCCGCGCTGACGCGGAGCCTACGCCAGCGGGCACGCTGGTCTATCCGGGTTTGGGTGGCGGGACGAATTGGTATAGCCCTTCGTACAGCCCGCTGACCAAACTGTTTTACGTGCTGGCGCGCGAAAACCATCCGCAAGTGTTTTACAAAGTCGCGACGCCCTATCACCCCGGCGAATTGTTTGAAGGCGGCGGCGCGCGCGATCTGGCAGGCAACGAACCGTATGGCGCAGTGAAGGCGCTGGACGCGGTGAGCGGCAAACAGCGCTGGGAATTCAAACTGCACGCGCCTGCGCTGACAGGCTTGCTGGCGACAGCGGGCGGGCTGGTGTTTGGCGGCAGCGTCGAAGGCTATTTTTACGCGTTAGACGCGGTGACCGGGCGACCGTTGTGGCGCTTCCAAACCGGCGCACAAATCGTGGCCAATCCCGTCAGTTTTTTGGTGCGGGGGAAACAGTATGTAGCGATTACGGCGGGACTCTCGTTTTTTGTGTTTGCGTTGTAAAGGCTGTATGTCAGTCACCTGCGCGTGCTCGCCCCCCGGTGCCTCCCGAGGCTTTCTTTTAGATCGGTTTTCATTTCAGTTTACGGGAAAAGAGCCGCGCCGCGAGACGGTACCGCGCGCGTGAGCAAGCGGAGCCTGCGCGATGCGGCCAATGACGTCAGCTTGACGCGCCGCTTGCTCACGCGCGCGGTACCGTCCCGGCACAAGCTGCTCCCGTAAAGGCGATTGCAAACCGCTCTAGTGGCTTTCTTTTGCTTGAAAGCTATGGCCCCACTCGAAACCGGTTGTTGCCACGTGCGAGAAACCCCTGCCAGCCGGTTCCCGTTTTCCATTCAGCCGTTCGCGGTCCTTTCATGTCCGGGCGCTTCGTTTGCGCCACTACCCTGGCTTCACTACAATTCCGGATTCGTCAATCAGACTAAATCTTATCTGTAATGAACCACATGGCAATCCAGCAAATCACCGTGCGCGGCGCGCGCCAACACAATCTCAAAAACATCTCGCTCACCATCCCCCGCAACCAACTGACCGTCGTCACCGGCCTGAGCGGCTCCGGCAAATCCTCGCTCGCCTTTGACACGATTTACGCCGAGGGGCAGCGCCGCTACGTCGAATCGTTGTCGGCGTATGCGCGGCAATTTCTCGAACAACTGGAAAAGCCCGATGTGGATGCGGTGGAAGGGCTGTCACCCGCGATTTCCATCGAACAGAAAACCACCAGCCGCAGCCCGCGTTCGACCGTCGGCACCGTCACCGAAGTTTACGATTACCTGCGCCTGCTATTTTCTTCGACCGGGCAGCCGCATTGCCATCAGTGCGGACGGCCCGTCTCGAAACAGACGACTGAGCAGATCATCCAGAGCGTCAAGGAATTGCCCACAGGCCAGCGCGTGATGATCCTGGCGCCCATCGTGCGCGGGCGTAAAGGCGAGTTCAAAAAGGAATTGGAAAAGCTGCTCAAAGCCGGTTTCACCCGCGCGCGCATTGACGGCGAGATGCGCACGCTGGATGACGATGACGAGCTCAAGCTGGACAAGCGCCGCAACCACACCATCGAGGTCATCGTGGATCGTCTGCTCATCAAAGCCGGCATCAGTCAGCGGCTGGAAGAATCCGTCCGCACGGCGACGCGGTTGACCGATGGCATCGTGGTGATCTCAATCGTGGACGGCGAAGAACGGCTCTATTCCGAAAAGATGGCCTGTGTCTATTGCAACATTTCGCTGCCGCAACTGGAACCACGTTCGTTCTCGTTCAACTCCTCGTTTGGCGCTTGCAAGGAATGCAATGGCCTGGGCACGACGCTCGAAATTGATCCGCGCAAGTTGGTGCTGGATGAGGCGCAGCCGCTCAATCAAATTCGTTTCGTCGGTGATGAAGACAAAGCCACCGACGCCTATTTGCGCGAAGCCCTTTTCGCCGTTGCGCGCCATTTCGATTTGCCCGAAGACACGCCCTTCGCCAAGTTGCCCAAGAAAGCCAAAGACGCCTTCTTCTTCGGTCTGGGCGGCAAAGAGAAAGGGGAGAAGCCTGAGAAGATCGAGTTCCGCTACGGCGAATACAAGTATCAAGCCGAGTGGAAGGGCGCGACTGCGTTTCTGCTCGACGCCATGAAAAAGCTGGCAGGCGATGCCGCGGCTTACGGTGAAAATTCGCGTACTGCGTTGGAAGCATTGATCTCGCCAATTACTTGCAAAACATGCAACGGGGCGCGACTGCAACCGGCTTCGCTGGCGGTCAAGCTGAATGGCCAATCCATCGCCGATTACGCGGCGCTGACGATTGAACACGCGCAAGCTGCCTTTGCCGATCTGAAACTCAATGCCCGCGAAGACCTCATCGGCGGGCGCATCTTGAAAGAAGTCCGTGAACGATTGGGGTTTCTGAACGCGGTCGGCTTGGGCTATTTGTCACTCGACCGCCCGTCGGCCTCATTGTCAGGCGGCGAGGGCCAACGCATTCGCCTAGCGACGCAAATCGGCTCGCAACTGCGCGGCGTGCTTTACGTGCTGGATGAGCCTTCGATTGGTTTGCATCCGCGCGACAATGAACGGCTGTTGCAAACGCTGGAACGCCTGCGCGACATCGGCAACACAGTGCTGGTGGTCGAACACGACGAAGAAACCATCCGCCGCGCCGATTACGTGCTGGATTTAGGCCCTGGCGCAGGCACACACGGCGGCTTGCTGGTCGCCGCTGGCACGCCGGATGAAATTGCCAAAGCCCCTGATTCGATCACCGGCCAATACATGTCCGGCGCGTTGCAAATC
This Acidobacteriota bacterium DNA region includes the following protein-coding sequences:
- the uvrA gene encoding excinuclease ABC subunit UvrA, whose amino-acid sequence is MAIQQITVRGARQHNLKNISLTIPRNQLTVVTGLSGSGKSSLAFDTIYAEGQRRYVESLSAYARQFLEQLEKPDVDAVEGLSPAISIEQKTTSRSPRSTVGTVTEVYDYLRLLFSSTGQPHCHQCGRPVSKQTTEQIIQSVKELPTGQRVMILAPIVRGRKGEFKKELEKLLKAGFTRARIDGEMRTLDDDDELKLDKRRNHTIEVIVDRLLIKAGISQRLEESVRTATRLTDGIVVISIVDGEERLYSEKMACVYCNISLPQLEPRSFSFNSSFGACKECNGLGTTLEIDPRKLVLDEAQPLNQIRFVGDEDKATDAYLREALFAVARHFDLPEDTPFAKLPKKAKDAFFFGLGGKEKGEKPEKIEFRYGEYKYQAEWKGATAFLLDAMKKLAGDAAAYGENSRTALEALISPITCKTCNGARLQPASLAVKLNGQSIADYAALTIEHAQAAFADLKLNAREDLIGGRILKEVRERLGFLNAVGLGYLSLDRPSASLSGGEGQRIRLATQIGSQLRGVLYVLDEPSIGLHPRDNERLLQTLERLRDIGNTVLVVEHDEETIRRADYVLDLGPGAGTHGGLLVAAGTPDEIAKAPDSITGQYMSGALQIAVPKQRRAPNGKALIVRGATEHNLKNLDVSFPLGLLTVVTGVSGSGKSTLVEDILYRALARKIYRSLAEPGAHTAIEGLEHIDKIIEIDQSPIGRTPRSNPATYTGLFSPIRDLFSMLPESRERGYKPGRFSFNVKGGRCETCQGDGMKCIEMNFLPDVYVMCEVCRGQRYNRETLEVRFQGKSIAELLDTTVEDALVPFENHPQIKQKLQTLFEVGLGYVKLGQSSTTLSGGEAQRIKLAKELSKRATGRTVYILDEPTTGLHFEDVRKLLDVLQRLVDLGNTVIIIEHNLDVMKSADWLIDLGPEGGAEGGRIVAEGTPELVAKHKKSYTGQALRPLLNVNGNGKP